A genomic region of Catalinimonas niigatensis contains the following coding sequences:
- a CDS encoding sensor histidine kinase: MKADPTIIAKLFSVFLPLMLPWLLSCQTLNNPPPTADKGQLDLRNWNFTTRGKVKLNGEWIFYWQKFLVELPVNLDTPSTSTYLINLPSAWNSYEINSQALPAQGYATYHLKILLPEQPSELAINIPTAATAMALYANNQLIYVSGEVGSSATEVKAAYAPDFVHLPITGDTLNLYVQVSNFHYYKGGAWSPFILGNRTDIRRDWLLDSGAEFFLAGCIFIMALYHLGFFFFRREEYSHLIFGLACLLIVLRVLCTGQYLIRYLLPLNWVWTVKLEMLSFYMFVPLFLTFLLSLFPKVIPQRLSWLVWLKSSITAIFVVVTPPLIFSYTIIPYQILTGVLSLFVLYKLFRNFNKHIPGQKILLIGLLAFFLTFINDVLYANNIISTAYIISLGLLVFILAQSFLLSQRVSLAIHGLENVNQTLSQQNDTIHNQNNELTRLNKELDVFVYRTSHDLRAPLSSTLGLIEVLRMEEDPKRFGKYLDMQEKALNKLDGFIQDILDYSRNTRLELVKEKIDFKTLLEEVFSLYQHLANFDQVEKNVEIDQAHDVYGDKKRLVIIFNNLVSNAFRYYNPQQEQPYIQITITTGSEQVEIIVQDNGLGIAEEHQTKVFEMFYRASNSAKGSGLGLFIVKESVNKMKGRIQLKSKKGEGTTFTIILPNHQEAVH, from the coding sequence ATGAAGGCTGACCCCACCATCATAGCTAAACTTTTTAGCGTTTTTCTGCCACTTATGCTCCCCTGGTTGCTAAGTTGCCAAACACTCAACAACCCACCTCCTACTGCTGACAAAGGACAGTTGGACCTGCGCAACTGGAACTTCACGACACGGGGAAAAGTAAAATTAAATGGTGAATGGATCTTTTACTGGCAAAAGTTTCTGGTAGAACTTCCAGTTAATCTGGACACTCCATCCACCTCAACTTACTTGATCAACTTACCTTCTGCCTGGAACAGCTACGAAATAAATAGTCAGGCTTTACCAGCACAAGGTTATGCCACTTATCACCTCAAAATTTTACTCCCTGAACAGCCGTCGGAATTAGCCATCAACATTCCCACTGCTGCTACAGCCATGGCATTATATGCTAATAATCAACTTATCTATGTGTCTGGTGAAGTGGGTAGCAGTGCTACAGAGGTGAAGGCAGCTTATGCTCCGGACTTTGTACATCTCCCTATAACAGGAGACACCTTAAACCTCTATGTACAGGTATCCAACTTCCATTACTATAAAGGTGGAGCCTGGTCTCCTTTTATTTTGGGTAACAGGACTGATATCAGAAGAGATTGGCTGTTGGATAGCGGGGCAGAATTTTTTCTGGCAGGCTGCATATTTATTATGGCACTGTATCATCTGGGATTTTTCTTCTTCAGAAGGGAGGAATACAGTCATCTCATATTTGGACTAGCCTGTCTTCTTATTGTATTGAGGGTACTTTGCACCGGACAGTATTTGATCCGTTATTTATTGCCTCTCAACTGGGTGTGGACAGTAAAGCTGGAGATGCTAAGCTTTTATATGTTTGTCCCTCTGTTTCTGACTTTTCTTTTATCTCTATTTCCTAAAGTAATTCCCCAACGGCTATCCTGGCTGGTTTGGTTGAAAAGTAGTATCACGGCCATTTTTGTAGTGGTCACTCCTCCTCTTATTTTTTCCTATACCATCATTCCTTACCAAATACTTACTGGGGTACTAAGTCTTTTTGTCTTGTATAAGTTGTTCAGAAATTTCAATAAGCATATACCCGGGCAAAAGATTCTACTCATAGGATTATTGGCTTTCTTTCTGACCTTTATCAACGATGTTTTATATGCCAACAACATCATTTCTACCGCCTATATCATTTCTCTGGGCTTGCTTGTCTTTATCCTGGCGCAGTCTTTTCTTTTGTCCCAGCGGGTATCTCTGGCAATTCATGGTTTGGAAAATGTCAATCAAACTTTATCGCAGCAAAACGACACTATCCATAACCAGAATAATGAACTGACCCGCCTCAACAAAGAACTGGATGTATTCGTCTACCGTACTTCGCATGACCTTAGGGCACCGCTAAGCTCTACTCTGGGCCTGATAGAAGTACTGCGTATGGAAGAAGATCCTAAGAGGTTTGGTAAATACCTGGATATGCAGGAAAAAGCCCTCAACAAACTGGATGGATTCATTCAGGATATTCTGGACTACTCCAGAAATACGCGGCTGGAACTTGTGAAGGAAAAGATTGACTTTAAAACACTGTTGGAAGAAGTGTTTTCGCTTTATCAACATCTCGCTAACTTTGATCAGGTGGAAAAGAATGTCGAGATAGATCAGGCACATGATGTGTACGGGGACAAAAAACGATTAGTCATTATCTTCAACAATCTGGTATCCAATGCTTTTCGTTACTACAACCCTCAGCAGGAACAGCCCTACATACAAATCACGATTACCACCGGCAGCGAGCAGGTAGAAATTATTGTTCAGGACAATGGATTAGGTATCGCCGAAGAGCATCAGACTAAAGTATTTGAGATGTTTTACCGGGCCAGCAACAGTGCCAAAGGCTCCGGCCTGGGATTATTTATCGTCAAGGAGTCTGTGAATAAGATGAAAGGCAGGATACAACTAAAATCAAAAAAAGGTGAGGGGACTACGTTTACTATCATTCTACCCAATCATCAGGAAGCTGTTCATTAG
- a CDS encoding DUF389 domain-containing protein, whose protein sequence is MRQLIFQVPRGQGEQVLEVAKTYKGVHLSRFEAKNESEPVEIAIVHIANSRVEDLLQELESVPDLQVSLFPQGVITLKPPPSEAPDQVIDVKQRSPLEVFLSGLQSVGSWWGFLSYAALAGIVVWIGLFTNTSYLLVAAMLIAPFAGPAMNLAIATARGDSKLVGRSLIRYFSAIAVTVAVSALLSWLLQQQVATQMMIDISKVSAVSVLLPLAAGAAGGIHLIQSERSSLVSGAAVGLLVAASLAPPTGIVGMALAMQRYDLIQGAAFLLLIQLAGINLSATLVFRLRGMSVEGARYKRGKKRLFPISLTITVLALGALLLWQFSNPPVLQRPSTAQEAHAVVQNVVDQAQEVFLVDANMNFTRAQIPGQNTLLCQVYVQKKADVALADSVIQADLRSRIRESLMEEGFNITPLIQVNVFDSPEE, encoded by the coding sequence ATGCGACAACTTATCTTTCAGGTACCCAGAGGACAAGGAGAGCAGGTTTTGGAAGTAGCCAAGACTTACAAAGGGGTTCATCTGAGTCGTTTTGAGGCAAAAAATGAATCTGAACCTGTTGAAATAGCCATCGTACATATAGCCAACAGCCGTGTGGAGGATCTGTTACAGGAACTGGAATCTGTTCCGGACTTACAGGTGAGTTTATTTCCACAAGGAGTAATCACCCTAAAGCCACCTCCTTCTGAGGCTCCGGATCAGGTCATAGACGTAAAACAACGGAGTCCTCTGGAGGTTTTTCTATCCGGTTTGCAAAGCGTAGGCTCCTGGTGGGGTTTTCTCAGCTATGCTGCGCTTGCAGGTATAGTCGTATGGATAGGACTTTTTACCAATACCAGCTATTTGCTTGTAGCGGCTATGCTGATTGCTCCATTTGCCGGCCCGGCGATGAATCTTGCCATTGCTACCGCACGTGGAGACAGTAAGCTGGTAGGAAGAAGCCTGATACGCTACTTTTCGGCTATTGCTGTCACTGTGGCAGTATCTGCTCTGCTAAGTTGGTTGCTACAACAACAGGTGGCTACCCAGATGATGATTGACATCAGCAAGGTATCGGCTGTGTCAGTGCTCTTGCCCCTTGCGGCAGGTGCAGCAGGTGGCATTCATCTGATACAATCTGAGCGCAGCAGCCTGGTGTCTGGAGCAGCAGTAGGCCTGCTGGTAGCTGCCTCTCTCGCTCCACCTACAGGTATCGTAGGGATGGCCCTGGCCATGCAGCGCTATGACCTAATCCAGGGAGCTGCATTTTTGCTGCTGATTCAATTGGCAGGCATCAACCTGTCGGCTACGCTGGTCTTCCGCCTGAGAGGGATGTCTGTGGAAGGTGCTCGTTATAAGAGAGGCAAGAAACGTTTATTCCCCATTAGCCTTACCATTACTGTGTTGGCTCTGGGAGCTTTGTTGCTCTGGCAATTCAGCAATCCTCCGGTTTTGCAACGCCCCAGCACAGCACAGGAAGCCCATGCCGTAGTGCAAAACGTGGTAGATCAGGCTCAGGAGGTTTTTCTCGTTGATGCCAATATGAATTTTACCCGTGCTCAGATTCCCGGGCAAAACACCTTACTGTGCCAGGTGTATGTACAGAAAAAAGCGGATGTCGCGCTTGCCGACTCTGTGATCCAGGCAGACCTGAGAAGTCGCATACGGGAAAGTTTGATGGAAGAAGGGTTCAATATCACCCCTCTTATTCAAGTCAATGTTTTTGATTCCCCTGAAGAATAA